The sequence AGCAGATGACGGCCCTGGTGCGCGAAACCATCGGCTTCAGCCAGGTCCGAGGTGATTCGGTCAACGTGGTCAACGCGCCCTTCAATGTGGAGAAGACCAGCGAGGTGGAGACCATCGCGTGGTGGCAGCAGGCCGAGAATCAGGAGTTCCTGCGTGGCCTGGCTTGGCCGCTGGGCATGGTGGGTCTGGGCCTGCTGGTGCTCATGGGCATGGTGCGCCCGGGCCTCAAGCTGCTCAAGACGCCCGTGGTGCGCCGGGACCAGACCGAACTGCAGCCCCTGAGCGCCATGCTCAACGAAGCGCCGGAGCGCCCGGGTCTGCCGATGCCCAGCAACGAACCCACGCCCGAAAGCATCCGCCTCACCGATGCCAAGCGCCTGGCGCTCGAAAACCCGATGGCCGTCGCCAACATCGTCAAGGGCTGGGTCAATGGTGAGGCGCCGGCATGAGCCGGCGCCACCCCCTGCGCCGCTTCGCGGCTTCCCCCTCTCTCGCCTTCGGCGGGAGGGGGACGGCACCTGAGGCCTGGCAAAGCCAGATCCTCGGTGCCCCTGGTAGGGGGCACGCCGCTCCGACCGAATTTTTCTTCGCATAGACAAGGAACAAGAACATGGAAGACCAGGGAATCCAGGACGCCGCGATCTTTCTCATGTCGATTGGCGAGGAAGAAGCGGCCGAGGTGTTCAAGCACCTCAGCCCCAAGGAAGTGCAGAAGCTTGGCGAGACGATCGCCAAGACGAAATCGGTTTCGCACGACCGTGTGGACCAGGTGATGCAGAAGTTCACCGGCGCGGCCTCCTCGCAGAGCCTGCTGGTGTCCGACACCGACAACTACGTGCGCGCCGTGCTCAAGCGCGCGCTGGGCGACGACAAGGCTTCGCTGCTGATCGACCGCATCCTGCAGGGCGGTGATGTCTCGGGCATCGAGAGCCTGAAGTGGATGGACCCGGCCTCCATTGCCGAACTGCTGCGCAACGAGCACCCGCAGATCGTGGCCGCCATCCTGGTGCACCTTGAATCCGACCAGACCGCCGGTGTGATGAAGAACTTCACAGAACGCACCCGCAACGAGGTGATGCTGCGCATCGCCACGCTCGAAGGCATCCAGCCCACCGCCCTGAAAGATTTGAACGAGGTGCTCTTCAAGGTGCTCGCCGGTGGCGACAAGATCCGCAAGACCTCCATGGGCGGTGTGAAGACCGCGGCCGAGATCATCAACATGATGGGCTCGCAGATCGAGACCTCGGTGATCGACTCCATCCGCGAGTTCGACGCCGAACTGGCGCAGAAGATCATGGACAAGATGTTCGTCTTTGAGGATTTGCTCAAGCTCGACGGCAAGTCGGTGCAGCTGGTGCTCAAGGAAGTGTCCACCGACGCGCTGGTGGTTTCGCTCAAGGGCGCCACCAACGAACTGCGCGAACTGGTGCTGGCCAACATGTCCACCCGCGCGGCCGAAGCGCTGCGCGAAGACCTGGAGTCGCGCGGCCCGATGCGCCTGTCGGAAGTGGAAATGCAGCAGAAGGAAATCCTGAAGATCGTGCGCCGCCTGGCCGACGAAGGCCAGATCATGATCGGTGGTGGTGGCGAAGATGAAGCGTTTGTATGACCTGGATGCGTAACTGACCATGGCCTCCAAACCCAACCCCCATTCCCGCTTCATCCCGCGCGAGGAAATCGAAGGCGTGGCCGCCTGGCATTTCGCTGCGGTGGACGGCAGCGACGAGCACCTGCATGCGCCCGCCAGCGACAAGAACGAAGGCGTGACGAGTGAGGTGCTGCAGGAGGCGCGCCAGCAGGCGTATGCCGAGGGTTTCGGGCGTGGGCACGAAGCCGGTGGCCAGGAGGTGCGTGAAGCCCTGGAAGCCACGGTGCGCAAGACCGCCGAAGAAACCGCGGTGCGCATGGCGCAGCTGCTGCACAACACCAAAGACCACCTGAAGAAGAGCGAAGAGAAGATCTCGCGTCACATCCTCGAACTGGCCTGCGACCTCGCCCGCCAGGTGGTGCGCCAGGCCATTGCCAGCGACCCGCAGCATTTGAAGCCGGTGATCGCGGAAGCCCTGACACAACTGGTGGACGACGGTCTGCCCGCCACCGTGCGCATGAACCCGGGCGACCTCGCGCTCATGAAGGGTGTGCTGCAGGAAACGCTCAACAGCCCGCTGCCCGAGTTCGTGGCCGACGCACAGATCAGCCCCGGTGGCTGCCTGATCGAGTCCAGCACCTCGGCGGTGGACGCAACGATTGAAAAACGCTGGTCGCGCGCCGTGGGCAACCTTGGCATGAACGTGGCCTGGAACCCGGGAAATGAAGATGTCTGACAGCACGTTCGGCACCGAAAGCCGCTGGGGCAACTTCATGGACGACGTGCGGGTCAACGCCAGCGTGGAAACACCGCTGGAAGTGCGCGGCACGCTCACCCGCCTGGCCGGTCTGGTGCTCGAAGCCGTGGGCCTGAAGGTCCCGGTGGGTTCGCAATGCCTGATCGGCAACGGCAGCAAGCCGCCGGTGCTGGCCGAGGTGGTGGGCTTCTCCAACGACCGTGCTTTCCTCATGCCGGCCGGCGACACGCACGGCCTCTCCAGCGGCGCGAGCGTGACACCGCTGGCGCCCTACCGCACCGTGCCGCGCGTGGGCCAGACCAACAAACCGCCCTCGCCCGACGACCGCGGCACGCTGCGCCTGCCGCTGGGCAAAGGTCTGCTGGGCCGCGTGGTCGACTCGCACGGCAACCCCATGGACCACATGGGCCCCATCACCGACGTGGACATCGAACCGATGGACCGCGCACCCCTCAACGCCATGGACCGCGACCCGGTTCGCACACCGCTGGACACCGGCGTGCGCGCGATCAACGCGCTGCTCACCGTGGGCCGCGGCCAACGCATCGGCCTTTTCGCCGGCTCCGGCGTGGGCAAGAGCGTGCTGCTGGGCATGATGGCGCGCTACACCAAAGCCGACGTGATCGTGGTGGGCCTCATTGGCGAACGCGGGCGCGAGGTGAAGGAATTCATTGAAGACATCCTGGGCGTGGAGGGCCGCAAGCGCTCGGTGGTGGTGGCAGCACCCGCCGACGCACCGCCGCTGGTGCGCATGCAGGGCGCGGCCTATGCCACGGCGATTGCCGAGCGCTTTCGCGACGACGGCCTCGACGTGCTGCTGCTCATGGACTCGCTCACCCGCTACGCCATGGCGCAGCGCGAGATTGCGCTGGCCATCGGCGAGCCCCCCGCCACCAAAGGCTACCCGCCCTCGTGTTTTGCCAAGCTGCCGCAACTGGTGGAGCGCAGCGGCAACGGCCTGAACGGCGTCGGCTCGATCACCGCCTTCTACACCGTGCTCTCCGAGGGCGACGACCAGCAGGACCCGATTGCGGACGCGGCGCGCGCCATCCTGGACGGCCACATCGTGCTGTCGCGCTCGCTCGCCGAGTCGGGCCACTTCCCGGCCATCGACGTGGAAGCCTCAGCCTCGCGCGTGATGCACAACGTGGCCGGCGCCGTCCACCTGGAGCTGGCGCGCAAGTTCCGCGGCGCCTACTCACGCTACATCAAGAGCCGCGACCTGATCCAGCTCGGTGCCTACGTGCCCGGCAGCGACCCGGAGACCGACCGCGCCATCGTCTTGTACCCGGCCCTGCAGCGCTTCTTGATGCAGGACATGAACGAAGCCGCCACCCTGCCCGAGAGCCTGCAGCAGCTGCAGACCGCCTTGCAGGAAGACAAACCCGGCAACGCCCAGCGCCAGTCCCGCCCCCACCACAATCCCTATGAAGGCAAACAGGCATGACCACGATCCAGACGCTCAACAAGGTCGTTGAAATCGCCGAGAAGCGCCGCGACGAGGCGCTGGGCGCACTGGGCCAGATGCAGCGCGAGCTGCAGATCGCCCAGGACCAGATGGACCAGCTGCAGTCCTACGCGCAGGAGGCCGAGCAGCGCTGGGCCGTGCGCAGCGCCACCGGTGTGGACGGTGCGCTGCTCATGCACCACCGCCAGTTCATGGCCAAGATCGACCACGCGCTGGACTTCCAGCGCGGCGTGTTGCGCGAGCGCCTGGAAATCATCGAACGCTGCCAGGGCCAGGTGCACGTGTGCGAACGCGACGTGGCCGGCCTGCGCAAATTCACCGAACGCAAGCAGATGGCGGTGCAGCACCGCGTGCAGCGCCAGGACCAGAAAAACACAGACGAGATGGCGCTGGCCATCCACCTGCGCCAGAGCCTGGCGCGGGCGCAACAGGAAGGCCTTCGCACATGAGCAGCACCACCGCCACCGCCAGCGCCCCCAAGCCGGTGGAGAGCTCCACCAAACCGGCGCAGGCCAACGCACGCACGCCCAAGGACAAAACCGAGGGCGAAGACATGTTCGCCAGCCTGCTCGGCTTGCTGGCCAGCGCGCAGGTGCTGCCGGAAGCCGCCACGCTCAGCAGCGCGGCGCCGGCTGAGACGCCCGTCAGCGACACCAGATCACCCGACGGCACCGACAACCCCTTTGCTGCGCTGCTGGGTTGGGGCTTGCCCGGCAGCGGCAAGGACGCCATGGGCCGGCCCACCAGCACCGAAGGCCCAGCGCTGCCAGCCCCTGCTGCCGCTACTGTCGCTGCTGCCGCCACCGAGCGCGCCACAGGCACCGCCAGCGAAGGCACGATCGATATCGCCGACATGACCCCGGTGGAGCCGACGCCGCTGGAGACAGCCCCCAAGGGCCAGGTCGCGCTGCCGGCCAACGCGGTGCGCCCCGGTGCGCCCTACGTGCCCACGCGAGCCTCCGAAGGCGTGTCGACTGCATTCACATCCACAACCGGAACGCCCTGGCGCCAGGCCTCCCTGGCCAGCACCGAAACCGTGGCGATCCAGCAAGCGGCGAACCATGGCGCACAGGTGCGCAGCACCGTCGCGCTCAACGAGCGTTTTGGTCTCACGCCTGGCGTGCCGCTGGCCCCCAGCGAGTTGCGCGATGTCAACACCGATGGCCTGGGCCTGAATGGCTCATCGACTGCGAGCCACCGAACGGCCGATGGAACGAACGCCCTGCCCGGCGCCACGGCGGGCGACGCCCACATGGGCTCGGACAACACGGGCTCGGACACCAGCGCCTTTGACCAGGCCGACGGCCAGGCCGGCAACCCCTTCGCCGACGCGAATGCCACCGAGGAGCCCACCGTCACCCACTGGGGCACCCAGCACCTGCGCCACGCCAGCCTGAGCGTGGGCGGCGAAGCGGGCGAACAAGCCATCGACATCCAGCTCTCGATGAAGGGGCAGGAAGTTCAGGTGGCGTTCAAGACCGACAACGCCGAAGCGCGCGCCTCGCTGCGCGAGAACGCGGGCGAGTCGCTGGGCGACCTGCTGAACAAGAGCGGCATCCAGCTGGGTGGTGTGTCGGTGGGTTCGCACGGTCAAAGTGGATCGCGCGGTGACAACGACGCACCGCGGCAGAACGGTGTTCGGGGAGTGGCACAAGCGACCAACGCATCAGCAGCAACGCCAGCCAGACAAGCCCAGATCAGCCCTCGCGCCGACGGCAGCCAGCCGCTGGACGTGTTCGCCTGAACAGTTGAATAAGCGCCTTTTCAGGCGCTTATCCGGCGACCGGCCCCCACCCCCCCGCCCAATAATTCTTCAAACCCCACACGTTTCCCGCGTGTGACGCCCTCCTCCCAGCGGGGGCCCTTTGAAGGATGACCATGTCTGCTGCCGCCGCCACCGCCACCGCTGCTCCCGCCGAGAAGCCGAAGAAAAGCAAGAAGCTGCTGTTCATCATCGTCGGTGTGGTGGTGCTGGCGCTGATCGCCGGTGCTGGCGCGTTGTTCGTGCTCAAGAAAAACACCGCCGAAGACGACGAGTTCGCCGACGACGAGCCGGCGGCCCACGTGGCCAAGGACCCCAAGACCGCGCCGGTCTTCATGCCGCTGGAGAACATGGTGGTCAACCTGGCGGACCCCGGTGGCACACGGTTCATTCAACTCGGCCTCACCCTGCAGCTTCAGGACGCCAAGACCGAAGCCGATGTGAAGATCTACATGCCCAGCATCCGAAGCCAGGTGCTGCTGCTGATCTCGCAGCGCACCGCCGACGAGATGCTGCAGGTGCAGGGCAAAGCCAAACTGGCCAAGGACATCATCGCGGCGGTCTCCCACGAGATGGGCTACGAGATGCCCGAGCCGGCCGCCGCAGAAACCGGCGCGCCCAAGAAGAAAAAGCCCAAGGCGGCACCCAACCCGGTGCAGGCCGTGCTGTTCTCCAGCCTCATCGTTCAGTGATCCGGACACACCACCATGGCTGACGCATTTCTGTCCCAGGAAGAGATTGACGCCCTGCTCGAAGGCGTCACGGGCGAGAGCCAGAAGCTCGCCAAGGAAGAGGCGCCCACCGGTGCGGTGCGCGACTACAACCTGCAGAGCCAGGAGCGCATCGTGCGTGGGCGCATGCCCACCATGGAGATCGTCAACGAACGCTTCTCGCGCAACCTGCGACTGGGCCTGTTCAACTTCATCCGCCGCAGCCCCGAGATCTCGGTGGGCTCGGTGCAGGTGCAGAAGTACAGCGCCTTCCTGCGCGAACTCGTGGTGCCGACCAACTTCAACATCATGGCCATCCGCCCGCTGCGCGGCAACGGTCTGGTGGTGTGCGAACCTACGCTGCTGTTCGGCGTGATCGACAGTCTGTTTGGCGGCAACGGCAAGTTCCACACCCGCATTGAAGGCCGCGACTTCTCACCCACCGAACAGCGCGTGATCAACCGCCTGGTGGACGTGGTGGCCGAGGAGTACAAAAAAGCCTGGCGCGGCGTGTACCCGATCGAGCTGTCCTACCAGCGCTCGGAAATGCAACCCCAGTTCGCCACCATCGCCACACCCAGCGAGATCGTGGTCTCCACCAGCTTCACGCTGGAGATCGGCGACATCACCGGATCGCTGCACATCTGCATTCCCTATGCCACGCTGGAACCCATTCGCGACGTGCTGTATTCCAGCGTGCAGGGCGACGCCATCGAGGTCGACCGCCGCTGGGTCAAGCTGCTCAGCCACGAAATCCAGGCCGCCGAGGTGACCATGGTCGCCGAGCTCGCGCAGACCGATGCCACGGTGGAGCAACTGCTGGCCATGCAGATCGGCGACTTCATCGAACTCGATCGCAACCCCACCATCCAGGCGCATGTGGACGGGGTGCCGATCTTTGAAGGCCAATACGGCACCCACAAAGGCAAATACGCACTTCGCGTGGAGCGCAATCTGCGCGGAATCGATACGAACTGGCTCGGAGAAAACCATGTCCACTGA is a genomic window of Hydrogenophaga sp. RAC07 containing:
- the fliG gene encoding flagellar motor switch protein FliG, producing MEDQGIQDAAIFLMSIGEEEAAEVFKHLSPKEVQKLGETIAKTKSVSHDRVDQVMQKFTGAASSQSLLVSDTDNYVRAVLKRALGDDKASLLIDRILQGGDVSGIESLKWMDPASIAELLRNEHPQIVAAILVHLESDQTAGVMKNFTERTRNEVMLRIATLEGIQPTALKDLNEVLFKVLAGGDKIRKTSMGGVKTAAEIINMMGSQIETSVIDSIREFDAELAQKIMDKMFVFEDLLKLDGKSVQLVLKEVSTDALVVSLKGATNELRELVLANMSTRAAEALREDLESRGPMRLSEVEMQQKEILKIVRRLADEGQIMIGGGGEDEAFV
- the fliJ gene encoding flagellar export protein FliJ, with amino-acid sequence MTTIQTLNKVVEIAEKRRDEALGALGQMQRELQIAQDQMDQLQSYAQEAEQRWAVRSATGVDGALLMHHRQFMAKIDHALDFQRGVLRERLEIIERCQGQVHVCERDVAGLRKFTERKQMAVQHRVQRQDQKNTDEMALAIHLRQSLARAQQEGLRT
- the fliM gene encoding flagellar motor switch protein FliM, with the protein product MADAFLSQEEIDALLEGVTGESQKLAKEEAPTGAVRDYNLQSQERIVRGRMPTMEIVNERFSRNLRLGLFNFIRRSPEISVGSVQVQKYSAFLRELVVPTNFNIMAIRPLRGNGLVVCEPTLLFGVIDSLFGGNGKFHTRIEGRDFSPTEQRVINRLVDVVAEEYKKAWRGVYPIELSYQRSEMQPQFATIATPSEIVVSTSFTLEIGDITGSLHICIPYATLEPIRDVLYSSVQGDAIEVDRRWVKLLSHEIQAAEVTMVAELAQTDATVEQLLAMQIGDFIELDRNPTIQAHVDGVPIFEGQYGTHKGKYALRVERNLRGIDTNWLGENHVH
- the fliI gene encoding flagellar protein export ATPase FliI, with amino-acid sequence MSDSTFGTESRWGNFMDDVRVNASVETPLEVRGTLTRLAGLVLEAVGLKVPVGSQCLIGNGSKPPVLAEVVGFSNDRAFLMPAGDTHGLSSGASVTPLAPYRTVPRVGQTNKPPSPDDRGTLRLPLGKGLLGRVVDSHGNPMDHMGPITDVDIEPMDRAPLNAMDRDPVRTPLDTGVRAINALLTVGRGQRIGLFAGSGVGKSVLLGMMARYTKADVIVVGLIGERGREVKEFIEDILGVEGRKRSVVVAAPADAPPLVRMQGAAYATAIAERFRDDGLDVLLLMDSLTRYAMAQREIALAIGEPPATKGYPPSCFAKLPQLVERSGNGLNGVGSITAFYTVLSEGDDQQDPIADAARAILDGHIVLSRSLAESGHFPAIDVEASASRVMHNVAGAVHLELARKFRGAYSRYIKSRDLIQLGAYVPGSDPETDRAIVLYPALQRFLMQDMNEAATLPESLQQLQTALQEDKPGNAQRQSRPHHNPYEGKQA
- a CDS encoding FliH/SctL family protein is translated as MASKPNPHSRFIPREEIEGVAAWHFAAVDGSDEHLHAPASDKNEGVTSEVLQEARQQAYAEGFGRGHEAGGQEVREALEATVRKTAEETAVRMAQLLHNTKDHLKKSEEKISRHILELACDLARQVVRQAIASDPQHLKPVIAEALTQLVDDGLPATVRMNPGDLALMKGVLQETLNSPLPEFVADAQISPGGCLIESSTSAVDATIEKRWSRAVGNLGMNVAWNPGNEDV
- a CDS encoding flagellar hook-length control protein FliK is translated as MSSTTATASAPKPVESSTKPAQANARTPKDKTEGEDMFASLLGLLASAQVLPEAATLSSAAPAETPVSDTRSPDGTDNPFAALLGWGLPGSGKDAMGRPTSTEGPALPAPAAATVAAAATERATGTASEGTIDIADMTPVEPTPLETAPKGQVALPANAVRPGAPYVPTRASEGVSTAFTSTTGTPWRQASLASTETVAIQQAANHGAQVRSTVALNERFGLTPGVPLAPSELRDVNTDGLGLNGSSTASHRTADGTNALPGATAGDAHMGSDNTGSDTSAFDQADGQAGNPFADANATEEPTVTHWGTQHLRHASLSVGGEAGEQAIDIQLSMKGQEVQVAFKTDNAEARASLRENAGESLGDLLNKSGIQLGGVSVGSHGQSGSRGDNDAPRQNGVRGVAQATNASAATPARQAQISPRADGSQPLDVFA
- a CDS encoding flagellar basal body-associated FliL family protein → MSAAAATATAAPAEKPKKSKKLLFIIVGVVVLALIAGAGALFVLKKNTAEDDEFADDEPAAHVAKDPKTAPVFMPLENMVVNLADPGGTRFIQLGLTLQLQDAKTEADVKIYMPSIRSQVLLLISQRTADEMLQVQGKAKLAKDIIAAVSHEMGYEMPEPAAAETGAPKKKKPKAAPNPVQAVLFSSLIVQ